A genomic segment from Gemmatimonadaceae bacterium encodes:
- a CDS encoding long-chain-acyl-CoA synthetase translates to MRLEDANSGTQMPGGDTPNKAWARALALTAPIAQNPTTTLPIRVSEMAETWGERVALIGEDETLSYRGLAERSNRYTRWALEHRISRGDVVCLVMHNCPEYLAAWLGITRTGAIAALINTNLVGESLAHAIRVASSKGIVVSAELAPLVAAIRSSIDASLPCWVQGGSMDGMVNIDESLRRHTAAAVTAGECALPSTRDRALYIYTSGTTGLPKAAVVSHHRVLQWSYWFAGLLDTREHDRMYNCLPMYHSVGGVVALGSTLVSGGSVVLRRRFSARAFWDDIVGTECTLFQYIGELCRFLLNSPPHPRERAHRIRIACGNGLRGDIWASFQSRFDIPRILEFYAATEANFSLYNCEGRPGAIGRIPPFLAHRFPIALVAFDFETGEPLRDEHGRCRACRVDEVGEALGKIASDGSSPEAQFHGYTDPTASERKILRNVLVPGDAWFRSGDLMRRDAAGFYHFVDRVGETFRWKGENVSTGEIADAIGAWPEVKEAVVFGVAVPGYDGRAGMVALVVDADLDVSGFRAHLTARLAEYARPVFVRILREIETTGTFKPRKLDLARVGFDPSMTADPLFVNDRESNKFIRLDGAVFERIRTGQFRL, encoded by the coding sequence ATGCGCTTGGAAGATGCGAACTCGGGTACGCAGATGCCGGGCGGCGACACGCCGAACAAAGCGTGGGCGCGAGCGCTTGCCCTCACCGCACCTATTGCGCAGAACCCAACGACAACCCTGCCGATTCGCGTCAGTGAGATGGCGGAAACGTGGGGCGAGAGGGTGGCGCTCATCGGCGAGGACGAGACGCTGAGCTATCGCGGGCTTGCCGAGCGCTCGAATCGGTATACACGCTGGGCTCTGGAGCACCGCATTTCGCGGGGCGACGTCGTCTGCCTCGTTATGCACAATTGTCCTGAGTATCTCGCGGCGTGGCTTGGTATCACTCGCACCGGTGCGATCGCGGCCCTCATCAACACGAATCTCGTCGGCGAATCGCTGGCGCACGCGATTCGCGTGGCGTCCTCGAAGGGCATTGTCGTGAGCGCGGAGCTCGCGCCGCTGGTCGCGGCGATTCGAAGCTCGATAGATGCTTCGTTACCCTGCTGGGTTCAGGGCGGCTCGATGGATGGCATGGTGAACATCGACGAGTCGCTACGGCGACACACGGCCGCGGCGGTCACTGCTGGCGAATGTGCGCTTCCGTCGACGCGTGATCGAGCGCTGTACATCTACACGTCCGGGACAACAGGACTACCAAAAGCGGCCGTAGTCAGTCATCACCGCGTACTGCAGTGGAGCTACTGGTTTGCCGGTCTGCTCGACACGAGGGAGCATGACAGGATGTACAACTGCCTCCCGATGTATCACAGCGTCGGAGGCGTCGTGGCTCTTGGCTCGACCTTGGTGAGCGGTGGCTCGGTCGTGCTTCGACGAAGGTTCTCGGCGCGAGCCTTCTGGGACGACATCGTGGGCACCGAGTGCACGCTGTTTCAATACATCGGTGAGCTCTGCCGATTCCTGCTCAATTCGCCGCCGCACCCGCGCGAACGCGCGCACCGGATACGGATTGCCTGCGGCAACGGGTTGCGAGGGGACATCTGGGCGTCGTTTCAATCGCGATTCGACATTCCCAGAATCCTGGAGTTCTACGCGGCCACCGAGGCGAACTTCTCGTTATACAATTGCGAAGGACGGCCGGGAGCCATTGGCAGAATTCCGCCCTTTCTGGCGCACCGCTTCCCAATCGCGCTGGTTGCGTTCGACTTCGAGACCGGTGAACCGCTGCGCGACGAGCATGGGCGCTGCCGCGCCTGCCGCGTTGACGAAGTCGGCGAAGCGCTAGGCAAGATCGCAAGCGACGGATCTTCGCCGGAGGCGCAGTTCCATGGCTATACAGATCCGACGGCCTCCGAACGCAAGATCCTGCGTAACGTCCTCGTCCCAGGGGATGCGTGGTTCAGAAGCGGCGATCTGATGCGACGCGATGCAGCAGGATTCTATCACTTTGTCGACCGTGTCGGAGAGACGTTTCGGTGGAAAGGCGAGAACGTTTCGACTGGTGAGATCGCGGACGCCATCGGCGCGTGGCCTGAAGTCAAGGAAGCGGTGGTCTTCGGCGTCGCGGTGCCAGGTTATGATGGTCGGGCCGGCATGGTCGCGCTCGTCGTCGATGCCGACCTCGATGTCAGCGGTTTTCGTGCACACCTAACGGCTCGCTTGGCCGAATACGCACGTCCCGTGTTCGTCCGCATCCTCCGCGAGATCGAGACGACCGGCACGTTCAAACCAAGAAAACTGGACCTCGCGCGGGTCGGCTTCGATCCGAGTATGACGGCGGATCCATTGTTCGTGAACGACCGCGAAAGCAACAAGTTCATTCGACTCGACGGCGCGGTGTTCGAGCGAATTCGGACTGGCCAGTTCCGCTTGTGA
- a CDS encoding alpha/beta hydrolase, producing MTRLAEAVDVHHVPVGRVEDREVMSPGGPIPIRIYTPCEAGTDRLPCIVYFHGGTGVFCGIETHDGLCRLLASSSGCKVISTEYRLAPEHPFPAAIEDGACVTRWVAKQAADLELDPTRLAVAGDSAGGTIAAVVCQLAAHEGGPRIALQALLCPVTDLAEESESRHLFSEGFFIERSTLEWAKSMYCAGADLRDPRISPLRAKSLVGLPPAHVHTAEFDPMRDEGEAYARALAAAGVPVRYTCHTGLIHHFYCMAGAIPYGRAVLTSVGAAMREALTVV from the coding sequence ATGACGCGACTGGCAGAGGCCGTAGATGTCCATCACGTTCCGGTGGGGCGTGTGGAAGATCGCGAGGTGATGAGTCCCGGTGGTCCGATTCCGATCCGGATCTACACACCCTGCGAGGCGGGTACAGATCGGCTTCCGTGTATCGTCTACTTCCATGGCGGCACGGGGGTCTTTTGCGGGATCGAGACACACGATGGGCTGTGCCGGCTGCTCGCGAGCTCCAGCGGATGTAAGGTCATATCGACGGAGTATCGCCTCGCTCCCGAGCATCCCTTTCCGGCTGCAATCGAAGACGGAGCATGTGTCACGCGCTGGGTTGCCAAGCAGGCTGCGGATCTCGAGTTGGATCCCACACGCCTCGCGGTGGCGGGCGATTCAGCCGGCGGAACGATCGCGGCGGTCGTCTGTCAACTCGCCGCGCACGAGGGTGGACCTCGCATTGCGCTGCAGGCGCTGCTTTGTCCGGTCACCGATCTTGCGGAGGAGTCAGAATCGCGTCACCTGTTTTCCGAAGGGTTCTTCATCGAGCGCTCAACGCTCGAATGGGCGAAGTCGATGTATTGTGCTGGGGCAGACCTCAGGGATCCCCGCATTTCGCCGCTCCGAGCGAAATCGCTCGTGGGATTGCCGCCCGCGCACGTGCACACCGCGGAATTCGATCCGATGCGCGACGAGGGCGAAGCGTATGCGAGAGCGTTGGCCGCGGCCGGAGTGCCCGTGCGCTACACGTGCCATACAGGGCTGATTCATCACTTCTATTGTATGGCGGGCGCAATTCCGTATGGCCGCGCTGTGTTGACCTCAGTCGGCGCCGCGATGCGCGAGGCCCTCACTGTCGTTTGA
- a CDS encoding amino acid--[acyl-carrier-protein] ligase — MSTQVSTERLEAITSSILQPTAANGVQGRTGVFEDVIAGLTALITRNRPEGTEVLRFPPVMSRALLEKSGYLKSFPHLLGCVSTMTGTEAKIRALVEGKAIGQEWVDALVATDLVLTPAACYQVYPIIAARGDVASTGVIVDVESYCFRRETSSELGRMQAFRMREYVCIGAPETAFAFRESWKAKAEQMANQLGLPFTLAPASDPFFGRAGKLMAVNQVEQALKFELLVPVNSEEAPTACMSFNYHQDHFGTTWGLGTDDGAVAHTACAAFGLDRLTIALFATHGLDLEAWPSEVRDTLSL, encoded by the coding sequence ATGTCGACTCAAGTATCTACTGAACGCCTCGAGGCTATCACCTCCTCCATCCTGCAGCCGACAGCGGCGAACGGTGTGCAGGGCAGGACGGGTGTTTTCGAAGACGTGATCGCCGGCCTAACGGCGCTCATCACGCGGAATCGGCCGGAGGGCACGGAAGTGCTGCGCTTCCCGCCAGTAATGAGTCGTGCACTGCTCGAGAAATCGGGTTACCTCAAGAGCTTTCCGCATCTGCTTGGCTGCGTGAGCACGATGACAGGTACGGAGGCGAAGATCCGAGCACTCGTTGAAGGGAAAGCGATCGGCCAGGAATGGGTAGACGCTCTCGTGGCGACGGATCTCGTGCTGACGCCAGCCGCCTGTTACCAGGTGTACCCGATCATCGCCGCGCGCGGCGACGTGGCGAGCACCGGTGTGATCGTCGACGTCGAGTCCTACTGCTTCCGTCGCGAAACATCGTCGGAGCTCGGTCGCATGCAGGCATTCCGTATGCGCGAGTACGTCTGCATTGGCGCACCCGAGACGGCGTTCGCGTTTCGCGAAAGCTGGAAGGCCAAGGCAGAGCAGATGGCGAATCAGCTGGGCCTGCCCTTCACGCTCGCTCCCGCGAGCGATCCGTTCTTCGGACGCGCCGGCAAGCTGATGGCCGTCAACCAGGTTGAGCAAGCGCTCAAGTTCGAGCTCCTCGTGCCGGTGAATTCGGAGGAAGCGCCGACGGCGTGCATGAGCTTCAATTATCACCAAGATCACTTCGGTACCACGTGGGGACTCGGCACCGACGACGGCGCCGTCGCTCACACCGCGTGCGCGGCGTTCGGCCTCGATCGCCTGACGATCGCGCTATTCGCCACGCACGGCCTCGATCTCGAAGCGTGGCCATCCGAAGTGCGAGACACGCTCTCCCTCTGA
- a CDS encoding acyl-CoA dehydrogenase family protein, whose translation MKTMDAPDTVTHTPAAHPSARARFVAAAAAEHAADVDRDSRFPHETFAAARQHRLLSMLVPVELGGDGASVSDVVDICYMLGAACGSSAMIFAMHQIQVVILLRHARSSPWHQQLLRRLCDEQLLFASSTTENQMGGAVRASACAVERDGSRMSLVKNGTVMSYGAEADGILLTARRAADATPSDQVLVAFVKGDYDLEKIKEWDTMGMRGTCSTGFTLRGSAGAEQVIPESYERIHPQSMVPIAHLTWSGVWCGIAAGAVAHARRFVRKGAAQGSNGQAAPGASHFTRAMMSLRALRGTIASAVASYEQAAKDGERLEAIDFQAGMNLLKVNSSEMAIQIVLSALQACGLSGYRNDGEFSVARNLRDVLSSAIMINNERILASTASSLLLFEVPARVRD comes from the coding sequence ATGAAGACCATGGATGCACCCGATACCGTGACGCATACGCCCGCTGCTCACCCGTCCGCGCGCGCACGATTCGTAGCAGCGGCAGCCGCGGAGCACGCAGCTGACGTAGACCGCGACTCCCGGTTCCCGCACGAGACCTTCGCGGCGGCCCGGCAACATCGGCTCTTGAGCATGTTGGTACCCGTAGAATTGGGTGGCGACGGCGCGTCGGTCTCAGATGTGGTGGATATCTGCTACATGCTTGGTGCGGCATGCGGCTCGTCGGCGATGATCTTCGCGATGCATCAGATCCAGGTTGTCATCCTTCTGCGCCACGCGCGCAGCAGTCCGTGGCACCAGCAGTTGCTTCGGCGACTCTGTGATGAGCAGCTGCTATTTGCGTCGTCCACCACAGAGAACCAGATGGGTGGCGCGGTACGCGCCAGCGCGTGCGCCGTGGAGCGTGATGGCTCCCGCATGTCGCTGGTCAAGAATGGCACCGTGATGTCGTACGGTGCCGAAGCGGATGGTATCCTCCTCACCGCGCGGCGCGCGGCCGATGCCACGCCCTCGGATCAAGTGCTCGTGGCGTTCGTTAAGGGCGACTACGATCTCGAGAAGATCAAGGAGTGGGACACGATGGGCATGCGCGGCACCTGCAGCACGGGCTTTACGCTGCGTGGTAGCGCTGGCGCCGAGCAGGTCATCCCAGAATCGTATGAACGCATTCATCCGCAGAGCATGGTGCCGATCGCGCACCTAACGTGGAGTGGTGTCTGGTGTGGGATTGCCGCCGGCGCCGTCGCACATGCGCGCCGCTTCGTGCGCAAGGGCGCGGCTCAGGGAAGTAACGGCCAGGCCGCTCCCGGCGCGTCGCATTTCACGCGCGCGATGATGTCACTTCGCGCGCTGCGCGGCACGATCGCGTCCGCGGTGGCGAGCTACGAGCAGGCAGCGAAGGATGGCGAGCGCCTCGAGGCAATCGACTTCCAAGCGGGGATGAACCTATTGAAGGTGAACTCGTCGGAGATGGCGATTCAGATCGTACTGAGCGCGCTTCAAGCGTGCGGACTTTCGGGGTATCGCAACGACGGTGAATTCAGCGTCGCTCGGAATCTGCGCGACGTGTTGTCTTCGGCGATCATGATCAACAACGAACGCATCCTCGCCAGTACGGCAAGCTCGCTGTTGCTGTTCGAGGTGCCTGCTCGCGTGAGAGACTGA
- a CDS encoding phosphopantetheine-binding protein, with protein sequence MESLSGNTKEGTVARSMHEASVVRFAIDNVSLPSILTATILRSERRAPTAMPVGAFHQCIQMSDVNAQPVDDRIAGVVRRLLAEHSVDRAIGPDEDLRQAGLSSLDMVSLVLSIEEEFDLMVPEVSIMPSNFRSIAAIGRLVESLRKPR encoded by the coding sequence ATGGAGTCCTTGTCCGGGAATACCAAGGAAGGCACGGTGGCGCGCTCAATGCACGAGGCGAGCGTCGTCAGATTCGCCATTGATAACGTGTCGCTGCCCTCTATTTTGACCGCAACCATCCTTCGGTCTGAACGCCGTGCACCAACCGCGATGCCGGTTGGCGCGTTCCACCAATGCATCCAAATGTCTGACGTGAACGCGCAGCCCGTCGACGACAGAATCGCCGGCGTTGTTCGGCGCTTGCTGGCCGAGCACTCTGTCGACAGGGCAATTGGCCCTGACGAGGACTTGCGGCAGGCCGGATTGAGCTCGCTCGACATGGTGAGCCTGGTACTCTCCATCGAGGAAGAGTTCGACCTCATGGTCCCCGAGGTCAGCATCATGCCTTCCAATTTCCGGTCGATCGCGGCGATTGGCCGGCTCGTCGAATCGCTGAGGAAGCCTCGCTGA
- a CDS encoding nuclear transport factor 2 family protein, with protein sequence MDAWLGDHAMIDRQETERLLRDLYAARVSGDVAAVYDKFSRDARFQIAGASHSTPVAVTAVGADEYRPLLAIMIRTFKLSDEQILSLVIDGAKAAVHWRAKIFSRLTGTTVLTELVDMIEIRDGRIGSYIEFFAPH encoded by the coding sequence ATGGATGCATGGCTGGGAGATCACGCGATGATTGATCGCCAGGAGACCGAACGCTTGCTACGCGACCTCTACGCCGCGCGAGTCAGCGGCGACGTAGCCGCTGTCTACGATAAGTTCTCCCGAGACGCGCGCTTTCAGATCGCGGGCGCAAGTCATTCGACTCCCGTCGCCGTTACAGCCGTCGGAGCCGACGAATATCGGCCGCTGCTCGCTATCATGATCAGAACCTTCAAGCTCAGTGATGAGCAAATACTGTCCTTAGTGATAGATGGTGCAAAAGCCGCCGTGCACTGGCGAGCAAAGATCTTTTCGCGTCTCACCGGGACGACCGTGCTGACCGAGCTGGTCGACATGATCGAGATCCGCGATGGCCGCATCGGTTCATATATCGAGTTCTTCGCCCCGCACTAA
- the thrA gene encoding bifunctional aspartate kinase/homoserine dehydrogenase I, which translates to MTTDQPTCIVHKFGGTSVADAHCFRQVARIVEQRPEHRRLIVVSAMAGITDQLVRAVHVAGKRDLGYREIMAAVGARHRKIIAELLAADVAGELCETLTRDLAIIEEVLHVTTVLHGYSRNGLELVSGYGEVWSAQILAALLRQEHSDVDWLDARDVLTVSRTDSGADVMWPESRARTDAWVATRGSLPKTLVITGFVASTEEGLAATLGRNGSDFSASIFGTLFDAQEIHIWTDVDGVMSANPRLVAEAVTLDTLTYEEAIELAYFGAKVIHPSTIATAVERNLPIFIRNTFNPQHPGTRIQASSGSTHQVKGLATIESVALVNVEGIGMIGVRGIAQRLFGALRDENVSILMISQGSSGNSICFGVTDAQAEQARNVVERAFFAERMHGQIRRIDVTTGCSVLAVVGEGMAGKPGVAAKFFSALGKAGISLRAIAQGSSERNISVAVAAADTQRALRAAHAGFYLSKQTISIGLVGAGNIGSTLLRQLSQRLRGLKQDFDIDLRVRAIASSEKMLLSDQAIDLDQWRAELSARGEKTDLTRLAAHVYDDQLPHAAIIDCTASQSVAELYGTWLERGIHVITPNKRANTSALSYYRRLREANRTVGAHYLYETTVGAALPIIQTLRDLVQTGDEIVEIEGILSGTLSYLFNSFDGKRSFSSLVKAARELGYTEPDPRDDLSGADVARKIIILAREIGMTVELADVDLKGLVPEELTQGPVSEFLSALPKYDEHMEQLRREAEAKGEVLRYVGRVGRDGKASVALATYAATHPFGRIQLTDNIVLFRTSRYNENPLVVQGPGAGPEVTAAGVFSDLLRLASYLGASL; encoded by the coding sequence ATGACGACCGACCAGCCAACCTGCATTGTTCACAAATTCGGCGGCACCAGTGTGGCCGACGCGCATTGCTTCCGACAGGTCGCGAGAATCGTCGAGCAACGACCGGAGCACCGACGGCTGATCGTTGTTTCCGCGATGGCGGGGATAACGGATCAGCTGGTTCGTGCCGTTCATGTCGCGGGAAAGCGGGATCTGGGATACCGAGAGATCATGGCCGCGGTGGGGGCGCGCCATCGGAAAATAATCGCCGAGCTGTTGGCAGCCGACGTTGCGGGCGAACTCTGCGAGACGCTCACGCGCGACCTGGCAATTATCGAAGAAGTGCTTCACGTGACAACCGTCCTGCACGGCTATTCGCGCAACGGCCTCGAGCTCGTGTCGGGGTATGGCGAAGTCTGGTCCGCGCAGATTCTCGCGGCGCTGCTTCGGCAGGAGCACAGTGACGTCGATTGGTTGGATGCGAGAGATGTCCTCACGGTGAGTCGCACCGATAGCGGCGCGGACGTCATGTGGCCCGAGTCGCGCGCGCGGACCGACGCGTGGGTCGCGACGCGTGGCAGTCTTCCGAAAACACTCGTCATTACGGGATTTGTCGCCTCGACGGAGGAAGGGCTGGCGGCGACACTCGGTCGCAATGGGAGCGACTTCAGCGCTTCGATCTTCGGCACGCTCTTCGACGCACAGGAAATTCACATCTGGACTGACGTCGATGGCGTGATGAGCGCCAATCCACGCCTCGTCGCGGAGGCGGTGACGCTTGACACGCTGACCTACGAGGAGGCCATCGAGCTCGCCTACTTCGGAGCAAAGGTGATTCACCCGAGCACGATTGCTACGGCAGTTGAGCGGAATCTTCCGATCTTCATTCGGAACACCTTCAATCCGCAGCATCCGGGGACGCGCATTCAGGCGTCCTCCGGGTCCACGCATCAAGTGAAGGGACTCGCGACCATCGAGTCCGTCGCGCTCGTCAACGTCGAAGGCATCGGTATGATCGGAGTGCGCGGCATCGCGCAACGACTCTTCGGCGCGCTCCGCGATGAGAATGTTTCCATTCTCATGATCTCGCAGGGAAGTTCTGGTAATTCGATCTGCTTTGGCGTCACTGATGCGCAAGCGGAACAGGCGCGGAACGTCGTCGAGCGTGCATTTTTCGCGGAGCGAATGCACGGGCAGATTCGCCGCATCGACGTCACGACGGGCTGTAGCGTGCTCGCCGTCGTGGGGGAGGGAATGGCCGGCAAGCCTGGCGTCGCGGCGAAGTTTTTCAGCGCGCTCGGGAAGGCGGGAATCAGTCTGCGCGCCATCGCGCAGGGCTCCTCCGAGCGGAACATCTCCGTCGCTGTCGCCGCCGCCGACACACAACGCGCCTTGAGGGCAGCGCACGCTGGTTTTTACCTCTCTAAACAGACCATCTCGATTGGTCTGGTCGGGGCTGGTAACATCGGCAGCACGTTGCTCCGCCAACTGTCACAGCGGCTGCGTGGCCTCAAGCAGGATTTCGACATCGACTTGCGTGTCCGCGCGATCGCAAGCTCGGAGAAGATGCTGCTGTCGGACCAGGCCATTGACCTCGACCAGTGGCGCGCTGAGTTGAGCGCGCGGGGTGAGAAAACCGATCTGACGCGTTTGGCCGCGCACGTGTATGACGACCAACTGCCGCACGCTGCGATTATCGACTGCACCGCAAGCCAGTCCGTGGCGGAGCTCTACGGCACCTGGCTCGAGCGCGGCATTCACGTCATCACGCCTAACAAGCGCGCCAATACCAGCGCGTTGAGCTACTATCGCCGGTTGCGTGAGGCAAATCGGACCGTTGGCGCCCACTATCTCTATGAGACGACGGTCGGCGCGGCACTGCCAATCATCCAAACACTGCGCGACCTCGTTCAGACTGGCGACGAAATCGTCGAGATCGAGGGCATTCTCTCCGGGACCCTCTCGTACTTATTCAACAGCTTCGACGGCAAGCGCTCGTTCTCGTCTTTGGTCAAGGCGGCGCGCGAGCTTGGCTATACCGAGCCAGATCCCCGCGACGATCTCTCCGGCGCTGACGTCGCGCGAAAGATCATCATTCTTGCCCGCGAAATCGGAATGACAGTCGAACTTGCAGACGTTGATTTGAAGGGCCTCGTCCCCGAGGAGCTCACGCAGGGTCCCGTCTCGGAATTCTTGTCGGCACTGCCGAAATATGACGAGCACATGGAACAACTTCGGCGCGAAGCGGAGGCCAAGGGTGAAGTGTTACGCTACGTCGGCCGCGTCGGGCGAGACGGGAAGGCAAGCGTCGCTCTCGCGACCTACGCCGCCACGCATCCTTTTGGCCGAATTCAACTCACCGACAACATCGTTCTCTTCCGAACGAGTCGTTACAACGAAAACCCGCTCGTCGTGCAAGGGCCGGGAGCTGGGCCTGAGGTCACTGCAGCAGGAGTGTTCTCGGATCTTCTTCGTCTCGCGTCCTATCTCGGCGCGTCGCTCTGA
- a CDS encoding O-acetylhomoserine aminocarboxypropyltransferase/cysteine synthase family protein — protein MRPETIALHYGYTADGRAPTTAVPIYQSAAYEFESAEHAAALFNLEVDGYRYSRISNPTSDVLERRVAAMEGGLGALSVSSGQAALHFATLNVTAPGTNIVSVPQLYGTTYTLFAHLLPKMGVIVRFAVDDSPEAIDALIDENTRAVYCESVGNPAGNVCDIEALSTVAHTHGVPLIVDNTVPTPVLLRPIQFGADVVLHSLTKFMGGHGTTMGGIIVDAGKFEWSKYGSRFSMFTEPDSSYHDLVYTEHFGDAAYIGRCRSVYQRTLGSVLSPLSAFLLLQGIESVAVRMDRHVENAQRVAEFLRDDSRVEWVNYAGFPESPYYQLTQKYLAGRACSIMTFGLRGGLTAGTTFYNALSLIKRVVNLGDSKSLACHPASTTHRQMTTAEQLKAGVKPEMIRVSIGIEHIDDILADLDQALDVAVPPRVSALPGVARVTRSPVARVAGQ, from the coding sequence ATGCGTCCGGAGACGATCGCGCTTCACTACGGGTACACGGCCGACGGTCGTGCACCGACGACGGCGGTGCCGATCTATCAGTCGGCAGCGTACGAGTTCGAGAGCGCCGAGCATGCTGCCGCCCTCTTCAATCTCGAAGTCGACGGCTACCGCTACTCGCGCATTAGCAACCCGACGAGCGACGTGCTCGAGCGGCGCGTCGCCGCGATGGAAGGGGGGCTAGGCGCGTTGAGCGTCAGCTCCGGCCAGGCCGCGTTGCACTTTGCGACGCTCAACGTGACCGCACCTGGAACGAACATTGTCTCCGTACCGCAGTTGTACGGGACAACGTATACGCTTTTCGCGCACCTGCTGCCGAAAATGGGCGTCATCGTCCGCTTCGCGGTGGACGACAGCCCCGAGGCAATCGACGCACTCATCGACGAGAATACTCGCGCCGTCTACTGCGAAAGTGTCGGCAATCCGGCTGGCAACGTGTGCGATATCGAAGCCCTCTCGACCGTCGCGCACACGCATGGCGTTCCGCTGATCGTCGACAACACGGTCCCGACTCCAGTCTTGCTGCGCCCGATCCAGTTCGGCGCCGATGTCGTCCTCCATTCGCTCACGAAATTCATGGGCGGTCACGGCACGACCATGGGCGGTATCATCGTCGATGCGGGCAAGTTCGAGTGGTCCAAGTACGGCTCGCGATTCTCGATGTTCACGGAGCCCGACTCGTCGTATCACGACCTCGTTTACACCGAGCATTTTGGCGACGCCGCATACATAGGAAGGTGTCGCAGCGTTTATCAGCGCACGCTCGGCTCCGTGCTCTCCCCACTCAGCGCGTTTCTTCTGCTACAGGGAATCGAATCGGTGGCGGTGCGCATGGATCGTCACGTGGAGAATGCACAGCGAGTCGCCGAGTTCCTCCGCGACGACTCGCGTGTGGAGTGGGTCAACTACGCCGGGTTTCCGGAAAGTCCGTACTACCAGCTGACTCAGAAATATCTCGCTGGGCGCGCGTGCTCGATCATGACGTTCGGACTCCGTGGCGGCCTAACGGCGGGAACGACATTTTACAACGCGTTATCGCTCATCAAGCGCGTCGTGAACCTGGGCGATTCGAAGTCACTCGCCTGTCACCCGGCATCGACAACGCATCGGCAGATGACGACCGCCGAGCAATTGAAGGCGGGGGTAAAGCCTGAGATGATCCGGGTCAGCATCGGCATCGAGCACATCGATGATATTCTCGCCGATCTCGATCAGGCGCTTGACGTCGCCGTGCCGCCACGGGTGAGCGCACTGCCGGGAGTGGCGAGGGTAACACGATCGCCAGTCGCTCGGGTGGCCGGGCAATGA